From the genome of Schaalia dentiphila ATCC 17982, one region includes:
- a CDS encoding 3-isopropylmalate dehydrogenase has translation MTLNIAVIPGDGIGKEIVPEGLKVLDRVLADKGIDYSTTHFNLGAERWHATGDTLTDEDLEAIKHHDVILLGAVGDPSVPSGVLERGLLLKLRFALDHYVNLRPSKYYEGVPSPLANPGDIDFVVVREGTEGLYCGNGGAVRVGTPHEIATEVSVNTAYGVERVVRYAFEAAASRKKHLTLVHKHNVLVNAGHMWRRIVDEVGEEYPDVSIDYCHIDAATIYMVTDPGRFDVIVTDNLFGDILTDEAGAVTGGIGLSASGNLNPSREYPSMFEPVHGSAPDIAGQGKADPTATISSVALMLDFMGYAEEAERVRAAIDDDMAARAEAAAAGTPLVRSTSQIGDDIAARV, from the coding sequence ATGACACTGAACATCGCAGTAATCCCCGGAGACGGCATCGGCAAGGAAATCGTCCCCGAAGGCCTGAAGGTCCTGGACCGCGTCCTGGCGGACAAGGGCATCGACTACTCCACCACCCACTTCAACCTGGGTGCCGAGCGCTGGCACGCCACCGGCGACACCCTGACCGACGAGGACCTTGAAGCGATCAAGCACCACGACGTCATCCTTCTGGGTGCGGTCGGCGATCCCTCCGTGCCCTCCGGCGTCCTTGAGCGCGGTCTGCTCCTCAAGCTGCGCTTCGCTCTCGATCACTACGTGAACCTGCGCCCCTCGAAGTATTACGAGGGCGTGCCCAGCCCGCTGGCCAACCCCGGCGACATCGACTTCGTCGTCGTTCGCGAAGGCACCGAGGGCCTCTACTGCGGCAACGGTGGCGCCGTGCGCGTGGGCACCCCGCATGAGATCGCGACCGAGGTCAGCGTCAACACCGCCTACGGCGTCGAGCGTGTCGTGCGCTACGCCTTTGAGGCGGCCGCCTCGCGCAAGAAGCACCTCACCCTCGTCCACAAGCACAACGTCCTGGTCAACGCCGGACACATGTGGCGCCGCATCGTCGACGAGGTCGGGGAGGAGTATCCCGATGTGAGCATCGACTACTGCCACATCGATGCCGCCACCATCTACATGGTCACCGACCCGGGCCGCTTCGACGTCATCGTCACCGATAACCTTTTTGGCGATATCCTCACCGACGAGGCCGGGGCAGTCACCGGCGGCATTGGCCTGAGCGCATCGGGCAACCTGAATCCCTCGCGCGAGTACCCCTCCATGTTCGAGCCCGTGCACGGCTCCGCCCCCGACATCGCGGGGCAGGGTAAGGCCGACCCGACCGCGACCATCTCGTCGGTCGCGCTCATGCTGGACTTCATGGGTTACGCCGAGGAAGCAGAGCGTGTGCGCGCGGCTATCGACGACGACATGGCGGCGCGTGCCGAGGCTGCGGCGGCGGGAACGCCGCTCGTGCGCTCCACCTCCCAGATCGGCGACGACATCGCCGCCAGGGTCTGA
- a CDS encoding exo-alpha-sialidase, translating into MTLRHYGRALAALSGAALLCATLSVPAFATPTSDTDAAAPTVVATTDEESAPITVTATRTDSHGDKVYEGDLITVTFTYTNNTDNALTVFPVDSNLSGVLTTGAPNCRWHNLAAHTTKQCTTATHTVTAADVAAGSFTPTSTWAATRDRNGTDVIAGGITANADPVTVAQGDRPPAPDPLETPQDYAIGDKVRLASPGLAGFSCHRIPALTTANNGWIIASWDGRPNTCQDAPQANSIVYRISKDGGKSWTPIKTALAGTPGAQKIGYSDPSFVVDRTTGTIFLFSVKSYDAGLFQSQLGTDPAARNILHAHVVESHDNGETWVNPRTITDQVTAGYGDKWFTRFASSGEGIQLRYGAHAGRLIQQYAVANTGTTSLMAVSVYSDDHGQTWKPGAPTEGSADENKVVELSDGRLLLNSRTQGTAGQRLEAISYDGGETWGPFRHNWDLTDPRNNASIVRAYPDAPEGSARARVLLFSNADSSSARANGTIRISYDDGFTWNDGKVFESGEMAYSTLHPLGDGTWGLLYESGGYKNIEFMRLDATYLGLTDPGEEDAPEPEPTPDPQPQPAPEPNPTATPAHWVNTGSGWKWQLEDSSYAMNQTIVIGEATYRFGADGMMVTGWDNQGGVWSYYNAYGARASGWLTDAGSWYYLDPATGAMATGWTQIDGTWYLFSASGAMLTGWQHAGSWYYLAPSGAMLTGWQQLGSAWYYFAGDGHMVTGWQMIDGRWYYFASSGAWI; encoded by the coding sequence ATGACCCTCCGCCACTACGGGCGTGCCCTCGCGGCCCTCTCGGGAGCAGCGCTGCTATGCGCGACGCTCTCAGTTCCCGCGTTTGCAACGCCCACCAGTGACACTGACGCCGCCGCTCCCACGGTGGTCGCGACAACCGATGAAGAATCGGCCCCGATCACCGTCACCGCCACTCGCACCGACTCCCACGGAGACAAGGTGTACGAGGGCGACCTCATCACCGTCACCTTCACCTACACCAACAACACCGACAATGCGCTCACCGTCTTCCCGGTGGACTCCAACCTATCCGGCGTTCTCACCACCGGTGCCCCCAACTGCCGCTGGCACAACCTGGCCGCGCACACGACCAAGCAGTGCACGACCGCGACCCACACCGTGACGGCAGCAGACGTAGCAGCCGGTAGCTTCACCCCCACCTCAACGTGGGCAGCCACCCGTGACCGCAACGGCACCGACGTCATCGCCGGTGGCATTACTGCCAACGCAGACCCGGTGACCGTCGCCCAGGGCGATCGTCCCCCGGCCCCGGATCCGCTGGAGACCCCGCAGGACTACGCGATCGGCGACAAGGTTCGCCTCGCGTCCCCCGGCCTCGCCGGATTCAGCTGCCACCGCATCCCCGCTCTGACCACCGCCAACAACGGCTGGATCATCGCCTCGTGGGACGGTCGCCCGAACACCTGCCAGGACGCGCCTCAGGCCAACTCCATCGTCTACCGCATCTCCAAGGATGGCGGTAAGTCCTGGACCCCGATCAAGACCGCCCTCGCCGGCACCCCCGGCGCCCAGAAGATCGGCTACTCCGACCCCTCCTTCGTCGTGGACCGCACCACCGGAACGATCTTCCTGTTCTCGGTGAAGTCCTACGATGCCGGCCTCTTCCAGTCCCAGCTGGGCACCGATCCTGCGGCGCGTAACATCCTGCATGCCCACGTCGTCGAGTCCCACGACAACGGTGAGACCTGGGTGAACCCGCGCACCATCACCGACCAGGTGACCGCCGGATACGGGGACAAGTGGTTCACCCGCTTTGCTTCCTCCGGTGAAGGCATCCAGCTGCGCTACGGCGCCCACGCCGGTCGCCTCATTCAGCAGTACGCCGTTGCCAACACCGGAACGACCTCGCTCATGGCCGTCTCCGTCTACTCCGACGACCACGGGCAGACCTGGAAGCCCGGCGCACCCACCGAGGGCAGCGCCGACGAGAACAAGGTCGTCGAGCTCTCCGACGGTCGCCTGCTCCTCAACTCGCGCACGCAGGGCACCGCCGGCCAGCGCCTCGAAGCCATCTCCTACGACGGCGGCGAGACCTGGGGCCCCTTCCGCCACAACTGGGACCTGACAGATCCGCGTAACAACGCCTCCATCGTGCGCGCCTACCCGGATGCCCCCGAGGGCTCCGCGCGCGCCCGCGTCCTGCTCTTCTCCAACGCCGACTCCTCCAGCGCCCGCGCCAACGGTACGATTCGCATCTCCTACGATGACGGCTTCACCTGGAACGACGGCAAGGTCTTCGAGAGCGGCGAGATGGCCTACTCGACGCTGCACCCCCTCGGTGATGGTACCTGGGGCCTGCTGTACGAGTCCGGCGGCTACAAGAACATCGAGTTCATGCGACTGGACGCCACCTACCTCGGCCTGACCGACCCCGGCGAAGAGGACGCCCCCGAGCCCGAGCCCACGCCGGACCCGCAGCCGCAGCCCGCCCCGGAACCGAACCCGACGGCCACTCCCGCCCACTGGGTCAACACCGGTTCGGGTTGGAAGTGGCAGCTGGAAGACTCCAGCTACGCGATGAACCAGACGATCGTCATTGGCGAGGCCACCTACCGCTTCGGCGCAGATGGCATGATGGTCACCGGCTGGGATAACCAGGGCGGCGTGTGGAGCTACTACAACGCCTACGGTGCCCGCGCGAGCGGATGGCTCACGGACGCCGGTAGCTGGTACTACCTCGATCCTGCGACCGGTGCGATGGCCACCGGCTGGACCCAGATCGACGGCACCTGGTACCTCTTCTCCGCCTCCGGCGCGATGCTCACCGGCTGGCAGCACGCCGGTAGCTGGTACTACCTGGCCCCCTCGGGTGCCATGCTCACCGGTTGGCAGCAGCTCGGCTCCGCCTGGTACTACTTCGCCGGCGACGGCCACATGGTCACCGGCTGGCAGATGATCGACGGCCGCTGGTACTACTTCGCATCTTCGGGTGCGTGGATCTGA
- the ilvC gene encoding ketol-acid reductoisomerase, which translates to MAEIIYDDGADLSLIQSKKVAIIGYGSQGHAHALNLKDSGVDVVVGLRPGSSSWAKAEAAGLEVKDVAEAVAEGDVVSLLLPDQVQRYVYAEQVAPNLKEGAALLFAHGFNIRYGYIEVPEGHDVVMVAPKGPGHKVRETYTQGKGTPDVVAVEVDASGQAWDLVLSYAKAIGGTRAGVIKTTFTEETETDLFGEQAVLCGGVSHLIQAGFETLVEAGYQPEIAYFEVCHEMKLIVDLINEGGITKQRWSCSDTAEYGDYVSGPRVINESSKEAMKAVLADIQDGTFARKFIADQDNGALEFKALRAEEEAHPIEKTGQKLRKAFGWTDSDEDYTEGSAAR; encoded by the coding sequence ATGGCAGAAATCATCTACGACGACGGCGCAGACCTGTCGCTGATCCAGTCCAAGAAGGTTGCCATCATTGGTTACGGTTCGCAGGGTCACGCGCACGCGCTGAACCTGAAGGATTCCGGAGTTGACGTGGTCGTCGGCCTGCGCCCCGGTTCCTCCTCCTGGGCCAAGGCTGAGGCCGCCGGCCTTGAGGTCAAGGACGTGGCCGAGGCCGTCGCTGAGGGCGACGTCGTCTCGCTGCTGCTGCCCGACCAGGTCCAGCGCTACGTGTACGCCGAGCAGGTTGCCCCCAACCTGAAGGAAGGCGCCGCCCTCCTCTTCGCGCACGGCTTCAACATCCGCTACGGCTACATCGAGGTCCCCGAGGGCCACGACGTCGTCATGGTCGCCCCCAAGGGCCCCGGCCACAAGGTCCGCGAGACCTACACCCAGGGCAAGGGCACCCCGGACGTCGTCGCCGTTGAGGTGGACGCCTCCGGCCAGGCCTGGGACCTCGTCCTGTCCTACGCGAAGGCCATCGGCGGCACCCGCGCCGGCGTCATCAAGACGACCTTCACCGAAGAGACCGAAACCGACCTGTTCGGCGAGCAGGCTGTCCTGTGTGGCGGCGTCTCCCACCTGATCCAGGCCGGCTTCGAGACCCTGGTCGAGGCTGGCTACCAGCCCGAGATCGCCTACTTCGAGGTCTGCCACGAGATGAAGCTGATCGTCGACCTCATCAACGAGGGCGGCATCACCAAGCAGCGTTGGTCCTGCTCCGACACCGCTGAGTACGGCGACTACGTCTCCGGCCCGCGCGTCATCAACGAGTCCTCCAAGGAGGCCATGAAGGCTGTTCTGGCCGACATTCAGGACGGCACCTTCGCTCGCAAGTTCATTGCCGATCAGGATAACGGCGCCCTCGAGTTCAAGGCGCTGCGCGCCGAGGAAGAGGCCCACCCGATCGAGAAGACCGGCCAGAAGCTGCGCAAGGCCTTCGGCTGGACCGACTCCGACGAGGACTACACCGAGGGCAGCGCCGCGCGCTGA